A part of Larkinella insperata genomic DNA contains:
- a CDS encoding UBP-type zinc finger domain-containing protein: MLKRKSCSHLNEVETVALPGQPAVCEECVKTGDSWVHLRTCQTCGKTHCCDSSPNQHATKHFHGTGHPVIASAEPGESWLWCYVDELITPYAT; encoded by the coding sequence ATGTTGAAACGAAAAAGTTGTTCCCACCTGAACGAAGTCGAAACCGTTGCGCTGCCCGGCCAACCGGCAGTCTGTGAAGAGTGCGTCAAAACCGGAGATTCGTGGGTGCATTTGCGTACCTGCCAGACCTGCGGTAAAACACACTGCTGCGATTCATCACCCAACCAGCACGCAACGAAGCATTTTCACGGCACGGGTCACCCGGTTATTGCCTCGGCCGAGCCCGGCGAAAGCTGGCTGTGGTGCTACGTCGACGAGCTGATTACACCCTACGCAACCTGA
- a CDS encoding glycoside hydrolase family 43 protein translates to MKKVFLFIFLCCASLCFGQTLTNPLLPSGADPWSIHKDGFYYYTHTTGRNLTLWKTRSLADLKTAEKKVVWTPPETGPYSKNIWAPELHFIRGKWYLIFAADDGRNRNHRLWVLENESADPLEGTWALKGQIKTPDDKWAIDGSVFEHKGKLYLVWSGWEGDENGEQDIYLCQMENPWTATGQRVKISSPTYAWEVDGNISRPGPDDKSVVLVNEGPQPLQHGNRLFVIFSASGCWTDSYALGMLHIDGDKDLMKASNWTKSPQPVFKAVNVTGTYAAGHNSFFKSPDGTEDWILYHANSEAGQGCGRERSPRVQKFTWTADGMPQFGQPLPTNVTIPVPK, encoded by the coding sequence ATGAAAAAAGTCTTCCTGTTTATTTTTTTATGCTGTGCCTCCCTTTGTTTCGGGCAGACGCTGACCAATCCGTTGCTGCCGTCGGGGGCTGACCCGTGGAGCATTCACAAGGACGGTTTCTATTACTATACCCATACGACCGGGCGTAACCTGACGCTGTGGAAAACCCGTTCGCTGGCCGACCTGAAAACGGCCGAAAAAAAAGTGGTCTGGACACCCCCCGAGACGGGGCCTTATTCCAAAAACATCTGGGCGCCCGAACTTCATTTTATTCGTGGGAAATGGTACCTGATTTTTGCGGCCGACGACGGACGTAACCGCAACCACCGGCTGTGGGTGCTGGAAAACGAATCCGCCGACCCGCTGGAAGGGACCTGGGCTCTGAAAGGTCAGATCAAAACGCCCGACGATAAATGGGCCATCGACGGTTCTGTTTTCGAGCATAAAGGCAAGTTGTACCTGGTCTGGTCGGGCTGGGAGGGCGACGAAAACGGCGAGCAGGACATTTACCTCTGCCAGATGGAAAACCCCTGGACGGCCACCGGCCAGCGCGTGAAGATTTCGTCACCGACTTACGCCTGGGAGGTAGACGGAAACATTTCGCGACCCGGTCCGGACGATAAATCCGTGGTACTGGTCAACGAAGGTCCGCAACCCCTTCAGCACGGCAACCGGTTGTTCGTGATTTTTTCGGCCAGCGGTTGCTGGACGGACAGCTACGCCCTAGGAATGTTGCACATCGACGGCGATAAAGACCTGATGAAAGCCAGCAACTGGACCAAATCCCCGCAGCCGGTGTTTAAAGCCGTAAACGTGACCGGCACGTATGCCGCCGGTCATAACTCATTTTTCAAATCCCCCGACGGTACGGAAGACTGGATTCTGTACCACGCTAATTCCGAAGCGGGGCAGGGGTGCGGCAGAGAGCGTTCACCCAGGGTGCAGAAATTTACCTGGACCGCCGACGGGATGCCGCAGTTTGGGCAGCCACTCCCGACCAATGTTACCATTCCGGTTCCAAAGTAA
- a CDS encoding D-2-hydroxyacid dehydrogenase, which yields MIVFVNTPLSDSNKAYFRQQSPTDLEVIFKKDLPEEEQPAAFRRADFVLGNPPAAWFSGGNSLKWWQLDSAGFDAYKNVQLNAPVTNMGDYFAWPCAETIVAGIMAFYRDIHELAVLQTQKKWVGVPLRFKLHLLKDKKVIILGAGTIGQAVRQMLTGFQCEVKMLARTNPDAELHTPEELKAALPETDLVVNCLPGTARGFFTAELINAMKPGSLYANIGRGSTTDEKALIDALQRGHLAGAVLDVTEVEPLPIDNPLWEMTNVILTQHTGGGQATEDQGKMDLFLQNLKRFRNGEPLENQVELSKGY from the coding sequence ATGATTGTTTTTGTAAACACCCCCTTGTCGGATTCCAACAAAGCCTATTTCCGCCAGCAATCGCCGACGGATCTCGAGGTGATTTTCAAGAAAGACCTTCCCGAAGAAGAGCAGCCCGCGGCTTTCCGGCGCGCCGATTTTGTGCTCGGTAATCCGCCCGCAGCCTGGTTTTCGGGAGGCAATAGTCTGAAATGGTGGCAGTTGGATTCAGCGGGGTTCGACGCTTATAAAAACGTTCAGCTGAACGCCCCGGTCACCAACATGGGCGATTATTTCGCCTGGCCGTGCGCCGAAACCATTGTGGCCGGCATCATGGCTTTTTACCGGGATATTCACGAACTGGCGGTTTTACAGACCCAGAAAAAGTGGGTGGGGGTGCCGCTGCGGTTTAAACTGCATCTGCTTAAAGACAAGAAAGTAATTATCCTGGGTGCGGGTACCATCGGCCAGGCCGTGCGGCAAATGCTGACGGGGTTTCAATGCGAGGTAAAAATGCTGGCGCGTACCAACCCAGACGCCGAACTGCACACGCCCGAAGAACTGAAAGCCGCCCTGCCCGAAACCGATCTGGTCGTCAATTGCTTACCCGGCACGGCCAGAGGCTTTTTTACGGCGGAACTTATCAATGCCATGAAGCCCGGCAGCCTCTACGCCAACATTGGCCGGGGCAGCACGACCGACGAGAAAGCCCTGATCGACGCCCTGCAACGGGGGCACCTGGCCGGGGCGGTGCTGGACGTGACGGAAGTCGAACCGCTGCCGATTGATAACCCGCTGTGGGAAATGACCAACGTAATTCTGACCCAGCACACGGGCGGGGGACAGGCCACCGAAGATCAGGGCAAAATGGACCTGTTTCTGCAAAATTTGAAACGGTTCCGGAACGGGGAGCCGCTGGAAAACCAGGTCGAGCTGTCGAAAGGATATTGA
- a CDS encoding sensor histidine kinase, which produces MDCLTSLKNNPNFQTVPEEQLRWLVDRSDCREHPTGDILYKPGDPTDHFLIVLTGRIRFYIVQQGQQQEIRVAEEGALEGVLPFSRMVESLAYWQTTEPTALLTLHRDYFREMIQTQYELAQTLVHVMTSRVRETTRTLQQNDKMMALGRMSAGLAHELNNPVSAVIRSSHTLKTHLQNTPQRFKDIMALRVTDEMVDRVSHLLFRKMADQTAGKRLSLMERSNLEDELLDWFDDNGVSDGEDLTESLIDFGITTDDLDTLLADVAPDNRTTVLNWLVNNLVTERLVTDIEQASKRIAVLVEAIKSYTHMDRGVGRECIHIREGIDSTLVLLKHKLKEKNIQVDLAIPDDLPTIEAFPSELNQIWTNLIDNAIDAMNNGGHLQITTEVDHEFLLTHVIDDGSGIPASSIDQIFDPFFTTKPIGKGTGLGLDIVQGIIRHHNGRIYVNSQPGRTEFKVCLPIHNEEREEHQETVTEAEE; this is translated from the coding sequence ATGGATTGCCTGACTTCGCTGAAAAACAATCCGAACTTCCAGACCGTACCGGAGGAGCAACTCCGCTGGCTGGTGGACCGCTCCGACTGCCGCGAGCACCCAACGGGCGACATTCTTTATAAACCCGGCGACCCGACGGACCACTTCCTGATCGTGCTGACGGGCCGGATTCGGTTTTACATCGTTCAGCAGGGGCAACAGCAGGAAATTCGCGTCGCCGAAGAAGGCGCGCTGGAAGGCGTGTTGCCGTTCTCGCGCATGGTTGAATCGCTGGCGTACTGGCAAACCACCGAACCCACGGCCCTGCTGACGCTGCACCGCGATTACTTCCGCGAAATGATCCAGACCCAGTACGAACTGGCGCAAACGCTGGTGCACGTCATGACCTCACGGGTGCGGGAAACCACGCGGACCCTGCAGCAAAACGACAAAATGATGGCCCTGGGCCGCATGTCGGCGGGGCTGGCGCACGAGCTGAATAACCCGGTTTCGGCGGTCATCCGGAGTTCACACACGCTGAAGACTCACCTCCAGAATACGCCCCAGCGGTTTAAGGACATCATGGCGCTGCGGGTCACCGATGAGATGGTAGACCGCGTCAGCCACCTGTTGTTCCGCAAGATGGCCGACCAGACGGCGGGCAAGCGCCTGTCGTTGATGGAGCGCAGTAACCTGGAAGATGAACTTCTCGACTGGTTTGACGACAATGGGGTGTCGGACGGCGAAGACCTGACCGAGTCGCTGATTGATTTTGGCATTACGACCGACGATCTGGACACGCTGCTGGCCGATGTTGCGCCGGACAACCGAACCACCGTGCTGAACTGGCTGGTCAACAACCTGGTGACGGAACGGCTGGTCACCGACATTGAACAAGCCTCCAAACGCATTGCGGTACTGGTGGAAGCCATTAAATCCTACACGCACATGGACCGCGGGGTCGGCCGGGAATGCATTCACATTCGCGAAGGCATCGACAGTACGCTCGTGCTGCTGAAGCACAAACTGAAGGAAAAAAACATTCAGGTCGACCTGGCGATTCCGGACGATTTGCCGACCATTGAAGCATTTCCCAGTGAATTGAACCAGATCTGGACGAACCTCATCGACAACGCCATCGACGCCATGAACAACGGTGGTCATTTACAGATTACCACCGAAGTCGACCATGAATTTCTGTTGACGCACGTCATCGACGACGGTTCGGGCATTCCGGCCAGCAGTATAGACCAAATTTTCGATCCATTTTTCACCACCAAACCCATTGGGAAAGGAACGGGGCTGGGGCTTGATATTGTGCAGGGCATCATTCGGCACCACAATGGCCGGATTTACGTCAACTCCCAGCCGGGCCGAACCGAATTCAAAGTCTGTTTGCCGATTCACAACGAAGAACGGGAAGAACACCAGGAAACGGTTACGGAAGCGGAGGAATAA
- a CDS encoding FAD-dependent oxidoreductase — protein MKPPIIIAVDDDQAVLQAIQRDLRQQYRKNYKILSSTSADEVLETLHELRKKNEEVALFLSDQRMPDMLGVDFLIKARKVYPHAKTVLLTAYSDIEAAIRAINDVQLDYYLNKPWDPPTEKLYPILDELLNDWQSNYRPPFEGLKLVGYQFSPRTHELKDFLAGNLFPYQWLDMETNAEARQLAELHQLDAKELPAVVMQDGAVLKQPTMLAVGEKLGLKPRATQSLYDLAIIGAGPAGLAAAVYAGSEGLRTLLIDKRAPGGQAGTSSRIENYLGFPSGLSGSELTRRAITQATRFGVEFLAPQEVVAIKPEGQYKHIEFSDGSQVVTRSIVLSTGVSYHKLDCPGLDELTGAGVYYGAATTEAVAFKDKPVYVVGGGNSAGQGAMYLSRTASEVYIIIRRPDLTATMSQYLIDQIEKTPNIHLLPCTAVAEGLGESHLECLVLEDLITQERRKVPASALFIFIGTKPYTDWIKMNIIKDSKGFIETGRDLAKYSDYKEFWKLDRDPYLLETCSAGIFAAGDVRAGAMNRVASAVGEGAMAVSFVHKYLAET, from the coding sequence ATGAAACCACCCATCATCATTGCCGTCGACGACGACCAGGCGGTTTTGCAGGCCATTCAACGGGATTTGCGGCAGCAATACCGGAAAAATTATAAGATTCTGTCGAGCACCTCGGCCGATGAAGTACTGGAAACGCTGCACGAACTCCGCAAGAAAAACGAAGAAGTCGCGCTGTTTTTGTCGGACCAGCGTATGCCGGACATGCTGGGCGTCGACTTTCTGATCAAAGCCCGCAAGGTGTATCCCCACGCTAAAACCGTGCTGCTGACGGCGTATTCCGATATTGAAGCCGCCATTCGCGCCATCAACGACGTGCAGCTGGATTACTACCTGAACAAACCGTGGGACCCACCCACCGAAAAGCTCTATCCAATTCTGGACGAATTGCTGAACGACTGGCAGTCGAACTACCGCCCGCCGTTCGAAGGGCTGAAGTTGGTAGGCTACCAATTTTCGCCCCGTACGCATGAGCTGAAGGACTTTCTGGCGGGAAACCTGTTCCCGTACCAATGGCTGGACATGGAAACGAATGCGGAAGCCCGGCAACTGGCCGAACTGCACCAGCTCGACGCCAAAGAACTGCCCGCAGTGGTGATGCAGGACGGGGCGGTTTTGAAACAACCAACGATGCTGGCCGTGGGTGAAAAACTGGGCCTGAAGCCCCGGGCGACCCAATCGCTGTACGATCTGGCCATCATTGGGGCGGGTCCGGCGGGTCTGGCCGCAGCCGTGTACGCGGGTTCGGAGGGGCTACGGACGCTCCTGATCGACAAACGGGCGCCGGGCGGGCAGGCCGGTACCAGTTCGCGGATTGAAAATTACCTGGGTTTTCCGTCGGGTCTGAGCGGATCGGAACTGACGCGCCGGGCCATTACGCAGGCCACCCGCTTCGGCGTCGAGTTTCTGGCCCCGCAGGAAGTGGTCGCCATCAAACCGGAGGGGCAGTACAAACACATCGAGTTCAGCGACGGCAGCCAGGTCGTAACCCGGAGTATTGTGCTCAGCACGGGGGTTTCGTACCACAAACTCGACTGCCCGGGGCTGGATGAACTAACCGGTGCCGGGGTGTATTACGGAGCCGCCACCACGGAAGCGGTCGCATTCAAGGACAAACCGGTCTACGTCGTCGGTGGGGGCAATTCGGCCGGTCAGGGGGCCATGTATCTTTCCCGAACGGCTTCGGAAGTTTACATCATCATCCGTCGGCCCGACCTCACCGCCACCATGTCGCAGTATCTGATCGACCAGATCGAAAAAACGCCGAACATTCACCTGCTGCCCTGTACAGCAGTGGCCGAAGGGCTGGGAGAATCACACCTTGAATGCCTGGTTCTGGAAGACCTCATCACGCAGGAACGCCGGAAAGTACCCGCCAGCGCCCTGTTCATTTTTATCGGTACCAAACCGTACACCGACTGGATCAAAATGAACATCATCAAGGATTCCAAGGGCTTTATTGAAACCGGCCGCGACCTTGCGAAATACAGCGATTATAAGGAGTTTTGGAAACTGGACCGCGACCCTTACCTGCTCGAAACCTGCAGTGCCGGTATTTTTGCCGCCGGCGACGTGCGGGCGGGGGCCATGAACCGGGTGGCTTCCGCCGTGGGCGAGGGCGCTATGGCGGTTAGTTTTGTCCATAAATACCTGGCGGAAACCTAG